The Trichomycterus rosablanca isolate fTriRos1 chromosome 15, fTriRos1.hap1, whole genome shotgun sequence genome contains a region encoding:
- the grk1a gene encoding rhodopsin kinase GRK1, whose translation MDIGGLTTVVANSAYISARGSFDGSANASANRDKKYHAKLKLPHITVCEGLRETLDLQFNSICVEQPIGKRLFQEYLEKTNEYKGPCRLWKDVEEYDTAEDKDRVSKAAKILQRYMEPSAKYYCPFLPENDITKVKERHANASDDLFVNILTCVLDFLKEVPYTFYLETMYFKRFLQWKWLEMQPIGEDWFLDFRVLGKGGFGEVFACQMRATGKMYACKKLNKKRLKKRKGYEGAMVEKRILARVHSRFIVSLAYAFQTKTELCLVMTIMNGGDLRYHIYNVDENNPGFDEARACYYTAQIIQGLEHLHQKKIIYRDLKPENVLLDNEGNVRISDLGLAVELADDQEKTKGYAGTPGFMAPELLKGEEYDYSVDYFTLGVTLYEFIAAKGPFRTRGEKVENKEVKKRILNDPVNYTEKFSENAKSLCEGLLAKEVDKRLGFKNGTCEELCSHPFFNSINWRKLDAGILPPPFIPDSKTVYAKNLDDVGAFSTVKGVNLEDPDKEFFDEFASGNISIPWQEEMIETGIFGELNVWGPGGTLPNDLRRESILEQPPKSSTCSVS comes from the exons ATGGATATTGGCGGCCTCACCACAGTTGTAGCCAACTCGGCGTACATCTCGGCTCGTGGCAGCTTTGATGGATCTGCCAATGCAAGTGCAAATCGTGACAAGAAGTACCATGCCAAGCTTAAACTGCCTCATATCACAGTATGTGAGGGCCTTAGAGAGACACTGGACCTCCAGTTCAACAGTATCTGTGTCGAACAACCCATTGGCAAGCGGCTGTTCCAGGAATACCTTGAGAAAACTAATGAATACAAGGGCCCGTGTCGCCTGTGGAAAGACGTGGAGGAGTACGACACAGCTGAGGACAAGGACCGTGTCAGTAAGGCCGCCAAGATCCTTCAACGTTACATGGAACCCTCGGCCAAGTACTATTGCCCATTTCTTCCTGAAAATGACATCACCAAGGTGAAAGAGCGGCATGCTAACGCTTCGGATGATTTATTTGTTAACATCCTGACCTGTGTTCTGGACTTTCTCAAGGAGGTTCCATACACCTTCTACCTGGAGACCATGTACTTCAAGAGGTTTTTACAGTGGAAGTGGTTGGAAATGCAACCTATTGGTGAGGACTGGTTCCTGGACTTCCGTGTGCTCGGCAAGGGCGGCTTCGGAGAGGTGTTTGCCTGCCAGATGAGGGCCACTGGAAAGATGTATGCATGCAAGAAGCTAAACAAGAAAAGGTTGAAGAAGAGGAAAGGCTATGAG GGTGCTATGGTGGAGAAAAGGATTCTGGCTCGTGTTCACAGTAGATTCATTGTTTCCCTGGCCTACGCCTTCCAGACCAAGACAGAACTTTGCCTGGTCATGACCATCATGAATGGAGGAGACCTGAG GTACCACATCTATAATGTGGATGAGAATAATCCAGGCTTTGATGAAGCCAGAGCGTGTTATTATACTGCTCAGATTATTCAGGGCTTGGAGCACCTTCATCAGAAGAAAATCATTTACAGGGACCTAAAGCCGGAGAATGTTCTTCTAGACAATGAAG GTAACGTTCGTATCTCTGACCTTGGTTTGGCCGTGGAGTTAGCAGACGACCAAGAGAAGACGAAGGGTTACGCTGGGACTCCGG GATTTATGGCACCTGAACTGTTGAAAGGAGAGGAATATGACTACTCTGTAGATTACTTCACTCTTGGGGTCACTCTCTATGAGTTTATTGCTGCCAAAGGCCCCTTCAGGACTCGAGGAGAAAAG GTGGAGAACAAAGAAGTGAAAAAGCGCATTCTGAATGACCCTGTAAACTACACAGAGAAGTTCAGTGAAAATGCTAAGTCCCTGTGTGAAGGTTTGCTAGCCAAAGAGGTGGACAAAAGGCTCGGCTTCAAGAATGGTACTTGTGAGGAGTTGTGTAGCCACCCGTTCTTTAACAGCATCAACTGGAGAAAGTTAGATGCAG GAATCCTACCACCACCATTTATTCCTGATTCAAAGACCGTGTATGCCAAAAATCTGGATGATGTAGGCGCATTCTCCACGGTAAAAGGGGTCAACCTGGAAGACCCAGATAAAGAGTTTTTCGATGAGTTTGCCTCCGGAAACATTTCCATACCTTGGCAGGAGGAGATGATTGAAACAGGGATTTTTGGGGAGCTCAATGTTTGGGGTCCTGGTGGAACATTGCCTAACGACCTGCGACGTGAATCTATCCTGGAGCAGCCTCCAAAATCTTCCACCTGCAGTGTATCATAA